GCGGCGTCGCGCTGCGGTTCGCGCGGGTGGTGCGCTATCGGCCCGACAAGACGCCCGACCAGGCCGACACCATCGATACCGTGCGCGGCCTGCTGCCCTGATCCGGTGGGGCGCGCACTTTAGCGCATCGGGGTGAACGCCCGACACGCGGCGACCGCCTGGCAGGCGAACAGACGGTTACCGCACACTGGAGACGTGACCGCCGAATTACTGGTGCTGCTGATCGTCATCGCGACGGCACTCACATTCGATTTCACCAACGGCTTCCACGACACCGCCAACGCGATGGCCACCTCCATCGCCACCGGGGCGCTGCGGCCACGCATCGCGGTGGCCCTCTCGGCGGCGCTGAACCTCATCGGCGCCTTCCTCTCGGTCGCGGTGGCCGCGACCGTCGCCAAGGGCATCGTCCAGCTCGACGCGGTGGGCGGGCAGGACCTGCTCGTGATCGTCTTCGCCGGGTTGGTCGGCGCGATTCTCTGGAACGTCTTCACCTGGTTGCTCGGCCTGCCGTCGAGCTCGTCGCACGCGCTGTTCGGCGGTCTCATCGGCGCCACCGTCGCCGCGCTCGGCTGGGGCGGGGTGATCTGGGCGTCGGGCTCCGAGGGCGTGCTGACCAAGATCGTGCTGCCCGCGGTGCTGGCGCCGGTGGTGGCCGCGCTGGTCTCGACCATCGGCACCTGGGGCGTGTACCGGGTCACCGCGTCCTCGGATCAGGCCAAGGTGCGCTCTGGCTTCCGCTGGGGGCAGGTGGGCTCGGCGTCGCTGGTCTCGCTGGCGCACGGCACCAACGACGCGCAGAAGACGATGGGCGTGATCTTCCTGGCGCTGGTCGCGCACGGCACGCTCACCAAGGACGACGAGATGCCGCTGTGGGTGATGGCCGCCTGCGCGTTCGCCATCGCCGCGGGCACCTACCTGGGCGGCTGGCGGATCATCCGCACCCTGGGCAAGGGCCTGGTGGAGATCGACTCGCCGCAGGGCCTGGCCGCGGAGTCCTCCTCGGCCGCGATCATCCTGACCTCCGCGCATTTCGGGCTGCCGCTCTCGACGACGCAGACCGCCACCGGCTCGATCCTGGGCAGC
This sequence is a window from Nocardia farcinica. Protein-coding genes within it:
- a CDS encoding inorganic phosphate transporter, whose amino-acid sequence is MTAELLVLLIVIATALTFDFTNGFHDTANAMATSIATGALRPRIAVALSAALNLIGAFLSVAVAATVAKGIVQLDAVGGQDLLVIVFAGLVGAILWNVFTWLLGLPSSSSHALFGGLIGATVAALGWGGVIWASGSEGVLTKIVLPAVLAPVVAALVSTIGTWGVYRVTASSDQAKVRSGFRWGQVGSASLVSLAHGTNDAQKTMGVIFLALVAHGTLTKDDEMPLWVMAACAFAIAAGTYLGGWRIIRTLGKGLVEIDSPQGLAAESSSAAIILTSAHFGLPLSTTQTATGSILGSGIGKGAEVRWAVMGRMAVAWLLTLPMAGLAGAICWAVAHLIGGFAGVLVVFAVLVVLCTLMWVRSRRDKVDTTNVNEWPGTGAHPTPRSPSL